CTCATTCATATAGGTCGAGACAAGCGCGAACACATCTTCTGCTGTCATAATTTGATCCTTCGCCATTTCTGTACCCGACTCCATTCCGATTTCAACTAGTATAAAGACTATTTTATTAGAAAAACACAACGAGCACAAGGATTGGGCGAGGAGATGTTTTTCTTATACTGATTTCCTCCATGCTTTTCGAATCTAAATCAGTGCTAGAAAAACACAACGAGCACAAGGATTGGGCGATTTGCATATCAAAAAAACCATGAACACTGTTCATGGTTTCACTGAAATTTACACTGCTTTATCTAATAAATCGAGTTATTAATATTCGATTAACGTACGAATGTCATACCCTTTTAGCTTGTCTCTTCCGTGTAAGTATGAAAGCTCTATCAAGAATGCACATCCAGCGACAATTCCGCCCATTTCTTCAATCATTTTAATAGTGGCTTCCACTGTCCCGCCTGTTGCAAGCAAATCATCAACAATTAACACGCGTTGTCCAGGCTTGATGGAATCTCTATGCATTGTTAATACGTTTGTACCGTATTCTAAATCATATTCAGCACGAATTACTTCGCGAGGTAATTTTCCTTCTTTACGAACTGGTGCGAAACCAATACCCATTGCGTAAGCAACAGGACAACCAATGATAAATCCACGAGCCTCAGGACCAGCAATCATGTCAATATCCATCGTTTTTGCATATTCTACGATTTGGTCTGTTGCATATTTATATGCTTCCCCATTGTCCATGATAGTGGAAATGTCTTTGAAGCGAATTCCTGGTTTTGGCCAATCTTCCACAATTGTTACATATTGTTTTAAATCCATCTTTCTTGTTCCTCCTCGGAAACGGTTCGCACCCAATTATTTTGCTCGAACCATTCTTTCAATTCCTTTTTCGGTGCATATAATAGTCTTCGTGCTAAATCGGACTTCATCATGTGTTCTTGATAAACAAGTGATTCACTTAAGTCTCGTTTCGGTGCATTTGAGACAGTTTCAACAAGTCCATTGTTTATTTTAACAAAACCAAGGTCAAAAAACACCTTTGTCATGAAATTCAATTTACTTTTACTCCAACCCTTATGTTTTGCGAGTTCATCAATATGTTTTTCCAAATAAAAAGAGTCGCGTTTTAATAAAAATCCATAGTACCACTTAAATTGATCGCGGGTAGGAATACTTTCTAAATAAACATCATCCGACACATAAAAATGTGTGTAGACTTTGGTTGTTGGAATAGCAGTAAATACTGCTTCTAATTGTTTTTCCGATTCTGGCATATCTAGAAAGACGACATTTTTTTCATCAAGACTTTCTTCAAGAGATTCAATATGATGTAAAGGCAAGCTAAGTACACTTTCAAATTGTT
The Paenisporosarcina cavernae genome window above contains:
- a CDS encoding adenine phosphoribosyltransferase, with product MDLKQYVTIVEDWPKPGIRFKDISTIMDNGEAYKYATDQIVEYAKTMDIDMIAGPEARGFIIGCPVAYAMGIGFAPVRKEGKLPREVIRAEYDLEYGTNVLTMHRDSIKPGQRVLIVDDLLATGGTVEATIKMIEEMGGIVAGCAFLIELSYLHGRDKLKGYDIRTLIEY